One window of Methanocalculus alkaliphilus genomic DNA carries:
- a CDS encoding glutamate--tRNA ligase — translation MGDEIRTILEQYALQNAVKHQNVPRAGAVIGAVLGKHAELRSRAKELNAIIGSVLAGVEALTHEEREARLAAIAPDLIASMHEKKEKSADLPPLPDADGGVVMRFAPNPSGPLHLGHARASILNDYYVRRYGGSYIYRIEDTDPKRVVPEAYEMVREDLEWLGIAISDIVYQSDRLDIYYEYARRIIGIGGAYVCTCEAERFRELKLAKKACPCRDLTVEENLLRWEQMLDGTFLEGEATVRIRTEIDHPDPAIRDFSAMRIVSSTLHPRVDATVYPLMNFSVAIDDHLLGMTHVIRGKDHIANTRRQKYIFDYFGWKPPHYLHYGRMSIEGLVLSTSSMHQGIADGTFTGWDDIRLGTLRAMARRGIRPEAVRAAVIDIGCGGTDISFSWDNLFAKNRELIDKGSDRYFFVQDPVHLTVKDGPEQTAHAPLYPGDEERGYRTITFRGEVLIPGKEMEGNELIRLKDLFNIRVTGESTAVYAGDSLTEIRAAKSPIIQWLPPDQTIPCRILTPEGIISGVCEAGVAGSIGTTIQFERFGFVRIDAVDDGCVTAYFTHR, via the coding sequence ATGGGTGATGAGATCCGGACGATCCTTGAGCAGTATGCACTCCAGAATGCAGTAAAACATCAGAATGTCCCCCGTGCCGGGGCGGTGATCGGTGCTGTCCTTGGAAAGCATGCGGAGCTCCGGAGCAGGGCGAAGGAGTTAAACGCCATCATCGGCTCTGTCCTTGCCGGGGTCGAAGCCCTCACCCATGAGGAGCGTGAGGCGAGGCTTGCAGCGATTGCACCGGATCTCATCGCCTCGATGCATGAGAAGAAGGAGAAGTCAGCGGATCTCCCTCCGCTCCCCGATGCAGACGGCGGGGTTGTGATGCGGTTTGCTCCAAACCCATCCGGTCCCCTGCATCTTGGCCATGCCCGTGCATCCATCTTAAATGACTATTATGTCCGGCGATACGGTGGATCCTACATCTACCGGATCGAGGATACCGATCCGAAGAGGGTCGTCCCGGAGGCATATGAGATGGTCCGCGAGGATCTCGAATGGCTCGGGATTGCGATCTCGGATATTGTGTACCAGAGCGACCGGCTCGATATCTATTATGAGTATGCACGCCGGATCATCGGGATCGGCGGTGCATATGTCTGTACCTGTGAGGCAGAGAGGTTCCGTGAGCTGAAGCTTGCAAAGAAGGCATGTCCATGCCGGGATCTCACTGTTGAAGAGAATCTTCTCCGCTGGGAGCAGATGCTCGACGGGACCTTCCTCGAAGGGGAGGCGACCGTCCGGATCAGGACCGAGATCGATCACCCGGACCCGGCAATCCGGGACTTCTCGGCGATGCGGATCGTCAGTTCAACACTCCACCCCCGTGTGGATGCGACCGTCTATCCGCTGATGAACTTCTCGGTTGCAATTGATGATCACCTCCTCGGGATGACCCATGTGATCAGGGGAAAAGATCATATCGCCAATACCCGGAGGCAGAAGTACATCTTCGATTACTTCGGGTGGAAGCCCCCCCACTATCTCCATTACGGGAGGATGTCCATCGAGGGGCTCGTCCTCTCGACCTCCTCCATGCACCAGGGGATCGCAGACGGAACTTTCACCGGATGGGATGATATCAGGCTTGGAACACTCCGGGCGATGGCCCGCCGGGGTATCCGGCCTGAGGCGGTCCGGGCGGCGGTCATCGATATCGGCTGTGGCGGGACCGACATCTCGTTTTCATGGGATAATCTCTTTGCAAAGAACCGGGAGCTGATCGATAAAGGATCGGACCGGTACTTCTTCGTCCAGGATCCGGTGCATCTCACCGTGAAAGACGGGCCGGAGCAGACGGCCCATGCACCCCTCTATCCGGGTGATGAGGAGCGTGGCTACCGGACGATCACCTTCAGGGGAGAGGTGCTCATCCCCGGAAAGGAGATGGAAGGAAACGAACTGATCCGGCTGAAGGATCTCTTCAATATCAGGGTGACGGGCGAGAGTACCGCAGTCTATGCAGGCGACTCCCTCACCGAGATACGGGCTGCAAAATCGCCGATCATCCAGTGGCTCCCGCCGGATCAGACGATCCCCTGTCGGATCCTGACACCGGAGGGGATCATCAGCGGCGTCTGCGAAGCCGGGGTTGCCGGATCCATTGGTACGACGATCCAGTTTGAACGGTTCGGCTTCGTCAGGATTGATGCCGTCGACGATGGATGCGTCACTGCATACTTCACCCACAGATAA
- a CDS encoding polyprenyl synthetase family protein yields MDLNEYLKSVENLVDKTLFRSLGDPPGDLNKASAHLLLAGGKRLRPAMVMLAAEAIEKKSSDRIFPAALALELTHTFTLVHDDIMDKDSLRRGVPTVHTIWDEATAILAGDVLYARAFDLICKAEADPKAQVRAVSMLANACAEICQGQADDMSFEKRDDVSRGEYLEMVRMKTGALYAAAAGIGAILAGASPPQAEALYNLGMTTGIGFQIQDDLIDLLSPRDGSGKDRASDLRAGKQTLIAIVAREKGIDLKPYRKDLTDDEIDVIITRLQDAGVIDDVKQIARDLVTNAKKGLSVIPDSEEKRLINKMVDFFVTRGF; encoded by the coding sequence ATGGATCTGAATGAATACCTGAAATCAGTTGAGAATCTCGTTGATAAGACGCTTTTTCGCTCCCTCGGAGACCCTCCGGGAGATCTGAACAAGGCAAGCGCCCACCTCCTCCTCGCCGGGGGAAAGCGTCTCCGGCCGGCAATGGTGATGCTTGCAGCCGAAGCGATCGAGAAGAAGTCGTCCGATCGGATCTTTCCGGCAGCACTGGCACTTGAGCTGACCCATACCTTCACCCTCGTCCATGATGATATCATGGACAAGGATTCGCTCCGGAGGGGGGTTCCGACCGTCCATACCATCTGGGATGAGGCGACCGCCATCCTCGCCGGTGATGTCCTGTATGCACGGGCATTCGACCTGATCTGCAAGGCGGAGGCTGATCCCAAGGCACAGGTACGTGCCGTCTCGATGCTTGCCAATGCCTGTGCGGAGATCTGCCAGGGGCAGGCGGATGATATGTCCTTTGAGAAGAGGGATGATGTCTCCCGTGGCGAGTACCTTGAGATGGTACGCATGAAGACCGGGGCATTATACGCAGCTGCCGCCGGTATCGGTGCGATCCTTGCAGGAGCGAGTCCACCACAGGCAGAGGCGCTCTATAACCTCGGCATGACGACAGGTATCGGGTTTCAGATACAGGACGATCTCATCGATCTCCTCTCACCACGGGACGGAAGCGGGAAAGACCGGGCATCCGATCTCAGGGCAGGGAAGCAGACCCTGATCGCCATCGTCGCACGGGAGAAGGGAATCGATCTCAAACCATACCGCAAGGATCTCACCGATGACGAGATCGATGTAATCATCACCAGGCTGCAGGATGCAGGCGTCATCGATGATGTCAAACAGATCGCACGTGATCTCGTAACGAATGCCAAGAAAGGCCTCTCCGTCATCCCCGACTCCGAAGAGAAGCGACTGATCAATAAGATGGTCGATTTCTTCGTGACGCGGGGGTTCTGA
- a CDS encoding RNase J family beta-CASP ribonuclease codes for MEIEVIAVGGYEEVGRNMTAVRCGKDIVIFDMGLRLDRIMIHEDAEVENMHSLDLIQMKAIPDDTVMNGIEGTVKAIVCTHGHLDHIGALPKLAHRYNAPIISTPYTTELIRQQIAGEQKFGVNNKLFALKAGGKYTISQHLTLEFVRTQHSIIDTVMAVLHTPHGAVIYANDFKFDRTPVIGEPPDFNRLTQIGKEGVLCLITECVNVESKGRAPSERIARDLVRDVITSFEDDKNAILVTTFSSHVARLKTLTEAAHEIGRKPVLLGRSMERYSTTAEQMKLVAFPRSTSVFGNRRTVDRIFRRMMKEGKEKFMPIITGHQGEPGSVLTRIAQGDTPYQIEKGDKVLFSAKVIPNPMNFGQRYLTETRLAMKGARIFDDLHVTGHAYREDHYDFIHMLNPQHIIPSHGGLDMSGAYAAFTAELGYTLHKDVHLMNNGQRLLLQK; via the coding sequence ATGGAGATAGAAGTAATAGCCGTCGGCGGATATGAAGAAGTCGGTCGGAATATGACCGCTGTCCGCTGCGGTAAAGATATCGTCATCTTTGACATGGGTCTGCGCCTCGATCGGATCATGATCCATGAGGATGCCGAGGTCGAGAATATGCATTCCCTCGATCTCATCCAGATGAAGGCCATCCCTGATGATACCGTCATGAACGGGATCGAGGGGACCGTCAAGGCAATCGTCTGTACCCACGGGCATCTCGACCATATCGGAGCACTCCCAAAACTCGCCCACCGATATAATGCCCCCATCATCTCGACACCATATACAACCGAGCTGATCAGGCAGCAGATTGCAGGCGAACAGAAGTTCGGAGTGAATAACAAACTCTTTGCCCTGAAGGCCGGTGGGAAGTACACCATCTCGCAGCATCTCACGCTTGAGTTTGTCAGAACCCAGCACTCGATCATCGATACCGTCATGGCGGTTCTCCACACACCCCATGGTGCGGTCATCTATGCAAATGACTTCAAGTTTGACCGGACCCCGGTGATCGGGGAGCCCCCGGACTTTAACCGCCTCACACAGATCGGGAAGGAGGGGGTCCTCTGCCTCATCACAGAGTGTGTTAATGTCGAGTCGAAGGGGAGAGCACCGAGCGAGCGGATCGCACGGGATCTCGTCCGTGATGTCATCACCAGTTTTGAGGATGACAAAAACGCCATCCTTGTGACGACCTTTTCATCCCATGTCGCCCGCCTGAAGACATTGACCGAAGCGGCCCATGAGATCGGGAGAAAGCCGGTTCTCCTCGGCCGCTCGATGGAACGGTACTCGACGACGGCAGAGCAGATGAAACTTGTCGCATTCCCCAGATCCACCTCGGTCTTTGGGAACCGGAGGACCGTGGATCGGATCTTCCGGCGGATGATGAAGGAGGGGAAGGAGAAGTTCATGCCGATCATCACCGGCCACCAGGGCGAGCCGGGATCGGTCCTGACCAGGATCGCCCAGGGTGATACACCCTATCAGATCGAGAAGGGGGACAAAGTCCTCTTCTCCGCAAAGGTGATCCCAAACCCGATGAACTTCGGGCAGCGGTATCTCACCGAGACGAGGCTTGCGATGAAGGGGGCACGCATCTTTGATGACCTGCATGTCACCGGCCACGCCTACCGGGAGGATCACTATGACTTTATCCATATGCTCAACCCCCAGCATATCATCCCATCACACGGGGGTCTGGATATGTCCGGGGCATATGCCGCGTTTACAGCTGAACTTGGATACACACTCCACAAAGATGTGCACCTGATGAATAATGGTCAGAGGCTTCTGCTTCAGAAGTGA